Within the Micrococcales bacterium genome, the region TCGATGACGGCCTGCGTGGCCGGGGCCTGGCTCTGGAACGTGACGATGCGCAGCGGCTTCTTCTTGTTCTCCACGCAGTTCGCGGACATCTCCGTCAGTTGCGAGTACTGCACGCTGCCGTCCAACACCGTGATCTTGCGCCCGCAGAGGTTGCGCGGGCCGAAGCGCTTCTTGGCCGGCGGCCGCACCGCCAACTGCGATCCGGAGCGGTAATACGTGAGCATGTTGGCGTTCTGCAGGTCATTGTCGTCGACGGACAGTGCTGAGATGGCGGCCTCGAAGCGCCCGGCGGCGACACCCGGGACCAAGAGCGCAAAGGCGTCCTCGCTGAACTGGGCACGCAGTCCGAGGCGCTGCGCGACGGCACGGATCAGGTCGAGGTCGGCGCCCACCGCCTCACCCCGGTTGAGGTACTCCATGGGTGGGTAGCTGGGGTCGATGCCGACGGTGAGCAGGCCGTCCTCGCGGATCTTGTCCGGCACCTTGGCGGCCAGTCCACTGACCGGACCGGCGTTGCTCGGGCTGGCCTGCGGCTGCGAGGCGCCCTGCTGGCACCCGGACAGCGCGACGGTGAGTGCCGCCAGGCACGCCACACCCATGCTCGCTCGACCGCGCAGCCTCATCCGAAGTCCCTCTTGTCGACAACTGCCCACCATTGTGCCCAAGCGCCTGTGGAAAGATGACACCGCCATCGCAAACACCGAGGACGACCTGTGGACCTAGAGAACGACCCTGCATTCCCCCTGCACAAGCGCGGCAAGATCGAGGTGCGACCCACCGTGCGCGTACGTGACGGTGCGGGCCTGGCTCTGGCCTACACGCCAGGGGTGGCGCGGGTGTCCGAGGCGATCGCCCAGCACCCGGAGTTGGTCTACGACTACACCTGGAAGGCCAACACGGTCCTGGTCGTGACCGACGGAACGGCCGTGCTCGGCCTCGGCGACATCGGCCCGGCGGCGGCTCTGCCGGTCATGGAGGGCAAGGCCCTGTTGTTCAAGGAGTTCGCCGGGGTGGACGCCGTCCCGATCTGCCTGGACACCACCGACAGCCAGGAGATCATCGAGACGATCGTGCGGCTGGCGCCCGCCTTCGGCGGCGTCAATCTCGAGGACATCTCGGCGCCCAGGTGTTTCGAGATCGAGCGCCTTCTGCAGGAGTGTCTCGACATTCCGGTCTTCCACGACGACCAGCACGGCACGGCCATCGTGGTGATCGCCGCGCTGGAGTCCGCCGCTCGACTCACTGGCCGCGTGTTCGCCGATATGCGCGTGGTCGTCTCCGGTGCCGGTGCGGCCGGCGTGGCGGTGTCGAACATGCTGCTGGCTGCCGGGGTGCGGGACGTGTGCGTCTGCGACTCGCAGGGGTTGCTGGGACCTGGCCGGGAGAACCTGACCGGGGTGAAGGCCGACCTCGCGGCGCGCACGAACCCGCGGGGGCTGTCAGGTCCCATCGACAACGCGCTGGAGGGCGCGGACGTCTTCATCGGCGTCTCCGCCGGGAAGGTCTCCGAGGCCGCGATCTCGGGCATGGCCGACGACGCCATCGTCTTCGCGCTGGCCAACCCGCACCCGGAGGTGGATCCGGCAGTCGCCGGCAAGTACGCGGCGGTGGTGGCGACCGGGCGAAGCGACTTCCCGAACCAGATCAACAACGTCCTCGCCTTCCCGGGTGTGTTCCGGGGGGCGCTGGACGTGCGCGCGACCAGGATCACGACCGGCATGCAGATGGCTGCCGCCGACGCGCTCTCCGAGATCGTCGGGGACGAGGTGGCTGCGGACTACATCGTGCCGTCGGTGTTCGACAGGCGGGTGGCTGGGCGGGTGGCCGAGGCCGTGGCCGCTGCTGCCCGTGCGGAGGGCGTCGCGCGGGTCTGAGCCCGGTCAGCCGACGGGGACCTGGGGCAGCGTCTCGAGTCCCACCGCCAGGCGTTCCTCGGTGACCTCCTCGTCGACCATGCGGCCGTTGAGGTAGTCGTCGTAGGCCGTGAGGTCGAAGTGGCCGTGACCGCACAGCGCGGTGAGGATCACCGTCTCCTCGCCGGTCTCGCGGGCCTGCTTGGCCTGCCGGATGGCCAGCGCCAGTGCGTGTGTCGGTTCCGGGGCCGGCACGATGCCCTCCGTGCGGGCGAACTGCACGGCTGCGGCGAAGCACTCGGTCTGCGGGACGGCCTCGGCGCTCATCAGTCCCTGCTCGTACACGTGGCTGATCAACGGCGCCATCCCGTGGTAGCGCAGGCCACCCGCGTGGATGGGGTCGGGCACGAAGTCGTGGCCGAGTGTGTGCATCTTCATCAGCGGGGTCATGCCGGCGGTGTCGCCGAAGTCGTAGGCGTAAACCCCGCGGGTCAGCGAGGGGCAACTCATCGGTTCCGCGGCGATGATCTCCGGAGCGATCCGCCCCGCGAGCTTCTCGCGCAGGAAGGGGAACGACAGGCCCGCGAAGTTCGACCCGCCGCCGGTGCACCCGACGATGTGGGTCGGGGTGTCGCCGGCCATCTCCATCTGCAACAGGGCCTCCTCGCCGATCACGGTCTGGTGCAGCAGCACGTGGTTGAGTACCGAACCGAGCGCGTAGCGCACCTGCGGGTTCTGTGCGGCCACCTCGACCGCCTCGGAGATCGCAATGCCCAGCGAACCCGAGTGGTTGGCCGGGTCGGCGCCCAGCGTGCGCCCGGCCTCGGTGAGGTCGGAGGGGGAGCGGTGGACCGAGGCACCGAAGGCCTCGATCATCAGTCGGCGGTACGGCTTGGAGTCGTAGGACGCTCCCACCTGCCAGACCTCGCACTCCAGGCCGTACAGGGCGCAGGCGAAGGCCAGGGCCGTGCCCCACTGTCCAGCGCCGGTCTCAGTGGTCAGCTTGCTCACGCCTTCGGCGGCGTTGTAGTACGCCTGCGGGACCGCGGTGTTGGGCTTGTGCGATCCGGCGGGCGACACGCCCTCGTACTTGTAGTAGATGCGCGCGGGGGTGTCGAGCGCCTGCTCGAGGCGGTGTGCGCGGAACAAGGGCGTGGGCCGCCACTGCCGGTAGACGTCGAGCACGCCGCCCGGGATGTCGATGAAACGCTCGCCGCTGACCTCCTGCTCGATGAGCGCCAAGGGGAACAACGGCGCGAGGTCCTCGGGCCCGACTGGCTGCATCGTGCCCGGGTGCAGCGGAGGTGGGGGCGGGGCCGGCAGGTCCGGGATGATGTTGTACCAGGCCGTGGGGATCTGGTCCTCGGTCAGCAGGTACTTGTGCTGGCGGATCGTGTCGTCCATCGGTGGCCCTCTCCTCGCTTGCATGGAACGCTACCGACGTGCGTGTGACGCGGATCACCTGGGTCGGCGTTGGGTGGGGTTCGTGCAGTCCGGTGGGGTTCGTGCAGTTGGTTGACGTTCAGCGCGCGACGAGCGTCAACCAACGGCACGAGCGTCAACCAACGGCACGAGCGTCAACCAACGGCCCGAGCGTCAACCAACGGCACGAGCGTCAACCAACGGCACGATGCTCCCGCACCACTGCCAGGAAGGCTTCGACATCCTGTGCGGTGGTGTCCCAGGAGCACATCAGCCGCACCTCGTCGGGGCCCTCCCAGGGGTAGAAGTGGAACCGCTCCTGCAGGGCCGCTGCGTCCGGCATCGTGGCGAAGACCGCGTTGACCTCGACGGGCTGCGTGATCGTCACCCCGGTGTCGGCCAGACCCTCCGCGAGCCGCTGGGCCATCGCGTTGGCGTTCTGCGCGGTACGCCGCCACAGGTCGTCGGACAGCATCGCGAGGAACTGCGCGGCGAGGTACCGGTGCTTGCTGATCAACTGCGTGGTCGCCTTGCGCACCCACTTGACCTGCTCGGCGAGTTCGGGTGTGCGGAACACGACAGCCTCGGCGCCCATCAGGCCGTTCTTCGTGCCGCCCACACTGACCACGTCCGCGTCGAACATCTCGGCGACCTCGCCGAGCCCGCAGCCGAGCGCGACTGCGGCGTTGGCCAAGCGGGCGCCGTCGACGTGGATGCGCATGCCGAGGCGGCGGGCTTCGGCGGCCAGCGCAGCGGCCTGGGTGGCTTTGTAGACGGTTCCGTACTCCGTTGACTGGGTCACCGACAAGACGGTGGGTTGCACGGCGTGCTCATCGCCCAGGCGCTCGCACACCCCGGCCAGTTGCTCGGCGTGCAGCCGTCCGTCGGCGGTCGGCAGAGCCACCAGTTTCGAGCCGAGGATGCGTTCGGGGGCGCCGCCCTCATCCACGTTGATGTGCGCCACCTGGCTGCAGACCACCGCATCCCAGGGACGCGTCAGGCACGCCTGCAGTGCGATGAGGTTGGCGCCGGTGCCGTTGGCCACCAGCACGGGGACGGTATCAGGACCGAACACCTCACGCAGCGCGTCCTCCGCACGGCGGGTCCAGGCATCGTCCCCGTACGCACTGGCGTGTTCGGTATTGGCCTCGGCCAGTGCGGCCATGACGTCGGGGTGCACACCACTGTGGTTGTCGCTGCCGAAGGAGATCACCACTCCATAGTGCGGGAGGCACACTGCGGGTAACGCCGCAGGTCCGGTGCGCCGATAAGGGGGAGGAAGGGCACGCGCGTCTGCCCACCGCAGGGGAGTTGGCAGGCGACTCGACGGTCGTCATGCGCGGGGGGCTGCGGTGGTTGTCATATCGTGTCGGCCATGCTCGCCGTGTTTGCCTCCGCGTTTGATTCCGACGATCCGCTGAACGCGTTGGAGGTCGGTGAACGACCCGATCCGCAGGTTCCGGACGGATGGGTCGCCGTGCGGGTCAAGGCCGCGTCCCTGAACCATCACGACCTGTGGAGCCTGCGGGGGGTCGGGTTGTCGTCAGCGGCCCTGCCGATGATCCTGGGCTGCGACGCCGCTGGGGTCGACCCCGAGGGCCGGGAGGTGATCGTCCACTCCGTGATCGGGTCGGCGTCCGCAGGTGGCGGTGACGAGACGCTGGATCCGTCCAGGTCGCTGCTCAGTGAGAAGCAGCAGGGCACGTTCGCCGAGTGGGTCGTCGTGCCGCGGGAGAACCTGCTGGCCAAACCCGCGGCTCTGAGTTTCGAGCAGGCTGCCTGCCTGCCCACCGCGTGGCTGACGGCCTACCGGATGCTCTTCAGTCGCGGCCACCTGCAGCCGGGGGAGACGGTGCTGGTGCAAGGCGCTGGCGGCGGCGTGGCCAGCGCGGCCATCATGCTGGCCCGGCACGCCGGTGCCCGGGTGTGGGCCACCACCCGGGACAAGGGGGATTTTGCCCTCGAGATGGGCGCGCATGCGGTCTTCGACTCCGGGCAACGGTTGCCTCACCGCGTGGACATGGTCATCGAGACCGTGGGTGCGGCCACGTGGTCGCACTCCGTGCGCAGCCTGCGCCCCGGGGGGCGGATCGTGGTCAGCGGTGCCACGACCGGCGGTCAGCCGCCGGCCGACCTCGCCCATGTGTACTTCCGGCAGTTGAGCATCATCGGTTCCACGATGGGCACCGCCGCGGAACTCCGGCGGCTCATCGACATGTGCGAAGCCACGGAACTGCGCCCACCCATCGACGCCGAGTACCGGTTGGCGGACGCCCGTGAGGCCTTCGCCCGACTGGCTGCCGGGGACGTGCGGGGGAAACTGGTGTTGACGGTCTAGTGCGTCATTCCTCGTCGTCGCGCGCGAGCCACGTCGCCAGGCGTTCGATGGCGTTCTCGTCGCCGGGGTGCAGGTCGACGAACACCCGCAACTGATCGGTGAGCCACTCGATGCCGAAATGCTCGCCCTCCCGGCGTCGGGCCAGTTCCTCGATACCTCGGTCGCTGTCGTACATCAGCCGCCGAGGGCCTCGCTGACGATCTGGGCCTGTTCGGCCTCATGCGCCTTGTGCGAGCCGGTGGCAGGGGACGCCGACGGTGGCCGGGAGACGCAGTTCAGGTCCCGCCCGCCCAGTTCGGGCGAGAGGTTCACGGAGATGTACTGCCAGGCGCCTTGGTTGAACTGCTCCTCCTGCACCCAGACGAGCTCGGCGTCGTCCGGGTACTGCTCCAGAGCCGCGCGGATCTCATCGACGGGAAGCGGGTACAGCCGCTCGAGACGCACGATGGCGACGTCGTCGCGCCCGGCCTTCTGGCGACCGGCGAACAGGTCCCAGGTGACCTTGCCGGAGCACATCAGCACCCGGCGAACGCCCTGCGCGTCGATGCTGTCGTCGCTGATGACGGGCCGGAAGTAGCCGCTGGTGAAGTCGTCGGCCCTGGACGTGGCCGTCTTGAGGCGCAGCATGGATTTCGGAGTGAACACGATCAGCGGCTTGTGGTGCGGGGCCTTCGCGTGCCAGCGCAGCAGGTGGAAGTAGCTGGCCGGGGTGCTGGGCATGGCCACGGTCATGTTGTTCTGTGCCGACAACTGCAGGTAACGCTCCACGCGGGCCGACGAGTGGTCCGGCCCCTGGCCCTCATAGCCGTGCGGCAGCAGCATGACGATGCCGGAGAGCTGCCCCCACTTCTGTTCGCCGCTGGAGATGAACTCGTCGGTGATCGTCTGGGCGCCGTTGGCGAAGTCGCCGAACTGCGCCTCCCACAGCACAAGCGCGTCGGGGTTCTGCACCGAGTAGCCGTACTCGAAACCGAGAGCGGCGAACTCGCTGAGCATCGAGTCGTAGAGGTAGTACCGGCCCTGGTCGGCAGACAGGTGGTGCAGCGGGAAGTACCGCTCCTCTGTCACCCGGTCGACGATGACGGCGTGCCGCTGGCCGAACGTGCCGCGGCCGCTGTCCTGCCCGGTGAGCCGCACGTCGCGGCCTTCCATGAGCAGGGAGCCGAACGCGATGGTCTCGCCCATGGCCCAGTCGATGGTGCCGTCCTCGACCATCTGTGCGCGCCGCTGCAACTGCGGCTTCAGCCGGGTGTGGACGGTGATCCGCTCGGGCAGCGATACCTGCGTGTCCACGATGCGTTTGAGGGTCTCTTCGGAGATCGCGGTCTCCACGTGAGCCGGGTACTCCACGACGGTGACCGGTGCGGTCTCCTCCGGGTGGGACATGGCCTCGCGGGTCTCGGAGAACACCCGCTCCAGTTGCGCCTGATAGTCCTGCAGCGCCTGCTCGGCCTCTTCCTGCGACAGGTCGCCGCGCTCGATCAACGACGAGGTGTAGAGCTTGCGCACGGAACGCTTCTGGTCGATGAGCTGGTACATCTTCGGGTTGGTCAGCGACGGGTCGTCGGCCTCGTTGTGCCCGCGCCGCCGGTAGCACACCAAGTCGATGACGACGTCCTTCTTGAAGGCCTGCCGGAAGTCGAAGGCCATCCGGGCCACTCGCACGCAGGCCTCGGGGTCGTCACCGTTGACGTGGAAGATCGGCGCCTGCACCGTCCGGGCTACGTCCGTGGCGTACACCGAACTGCGACTGCTCTCCGGGGGGGTGGTGAAGCCCACCTGGTTGTTCACGATGATGTGCACGGTGCCGCCGGTGCGGTAACCGCGCAGTTGCGAGAGGTTCAACGTCTCGGCCACCACACCCTGGCCCGCGAAGGCCGCGTCACCGTGCATCAGCACCGGGATCACCGGGAAGTCCTCGCCGCGGTCGAGCAGATCCTGCTTGGCCCGCACGATGCCTTCGAGCACGGGGTTGACCGCCTCGAGGTGGCTGGGGTTGGCGGCAAGGTAGACCGTGATCTCCTTGCCGCTTTCGGCGGTGTACGTGCCTTCGCTGCCCAGGTGGTACTTGACGTCGCCCGAGCCCATGACGGAGTCGACAGTGCCGCCCTCGAACTCACGGAAGATCTGCGCGTAGCGTTTGCCCGCGATGTTGGCCAGCACGTTGAGCCGGCCCCGGTGGGGCATGCCGATGGCCACCTCGTCGAGGTTGTGCTGCGCGGAGGCCTCCAGGATCTCGTCGAGCACGGCGATGGTCGATTCCGCACCCTCGAGCGAGAAGCGTTTCTGGCCCACGTACTTGGTCTGCAGGAAGGTCTCGAAGGCCTCGGCCGCGTTGAGCCGGCGCAGGATCTGCATCTGTTCCTGGCGCGTCGGGGGGCTGTACGGGCGTTCCACGTGCTGCTGGATCCAGAAGCGCTGCTCGGGGTCCTGGATGTGCATGTACTCCACGCCGATGGTGCGGCAGTAGGAGTCGCGCAGGACACCGAGGATGTCGCGCAGCTTCTTGAACGGCTTGCCGCCGAAGCCGCCGGTGGCGAACTCGCGGTCGAGGTCCCACAGGGTGAGCCCATGACTGGTCACGTCGAGGTCGGGGTGGGCCCGCTGCTTGTACTCGAGGGGGTCGATGTCGGCCATGAGGTGCCCACGCACGCGGTAGGCGTGGATGAGTTCCTGCACGCGAGCGGTCTTGGAGATCTCGTCGTCGTGGGCCAGTGCGATGTCCTGTGCCCAGCGGATCGGCTCGTAGGGGATGCGCAACGAGCGGAAGACGTTGACGAAGAAGTCCTCCTCGCCGAGCAGAAGTTGATGCATGCGGCGCAGGAATTCCCCGCTCTGGGCGCCCTGGATGATGCGGTGGTCGTATGTCGAGGTCAGGGTGATGATCTTGCTGATGCCCTGGCGAACGATGGTCTCGACCGCGGCCCCCTGGAACTCCGCGGGGTACTCCATGGCCCCGACGCCCACGATGACGCCCTGTCCGGGCATGAGCCGCGGAACCGAGTGCACCGTCCCGATCGTGCCCGGGTTGGTCAGGCTGGCGGTCGTCCCGGCGAAGTCATCCACCCCGAGCTTGCCCATCCGGGCCCGGTGGATGAGGTCTTCATAGGCGTGCCGGAACGCAGCGAAGTCCATGTCCTGGGCGTTCTTGATGGACGGCACGAGCAGTTGCCGGGTGCCGTCCTTCTTCGTCATGTCGATGGCGATGCCCAGCCCGATCGACTCGTGCTGGACGACCGCGGGCTTGCCGTCGACCTCCGCGTACGAGACGTTCATGCTCGGTATGGACTTCATTGCCTGCACCATCGCGAAGCCGATGAGGAGGGTGAAGCTGATCTTGCCCTGGCGCTTGCGCTTCAGGTGGTTGTTGATCACCACCCGGTTGTCGACCAGCAGTTTCGCGGGGACCGCCCGCACGCTGGTCGCGGTCGGCACCCCCAGGCTGGCCTCCATGTTGGTGACGACCCGGGCGGCCGGTCCACGCAGGACGCTGGCCTCCTCCTTGCTGACCTGGGGTGCGGCCGGCTTGACGGCAGGGACAGCCGGGGCGGCTTTCGGAGCCCTGGACTGTTCGATCTTGGACCGCAGGGCAGCGGCACGGGCCGGGTCGGAGGGGACGTAGTCGGCGAAGAAGTCCCACCAAGCGGGGTCGACGGAGTGCCGGTCCTGCAGGTACTGCTCGTACAGTTCGTCGACGAGCCATTCGTTTGCGCCGAAGGCACTGTTTGCGTCAGTGGTCACGGGAGCCCCTGGGGTCGATGCACATGCCGACCACCAGCCTAGTCAGCCGTGGGCGGCGGTGCACCGGTTCCCTCACAGACGCAAGGTTGCGGTTCGGACTCGGAGGGGTCGGGTGCGGTGTTCTGCTCAAGGGGGGAGAGGTACCGCTAGTTGGGAGCGTTTGAACCGGGTTGGATCGCTCCCGGGTGTCCGGGTCTCTCCCGGGTGGTGCGGGGGCGGCGTCGTGCTGAAGGCGGGAGAGGTGCCGCTACTGGGGAGCGTTACAACCGGGTTTGGTCGCTACAGGATGGAGCGGGGCGGCGTCGTGCTGAAGGTGGAGAGGTACCTCTACGGGGAGCGTTACAACCGGGTTTGGTCGCTAGGATGGAGTTGGGGCCGCTTGTGCTCAAGGCGGGAGCGGTACCGCTAGTTGGGAGCGTTTGAACCGGGTTGGATCGCTCCCGGGTGTCCGGGTCTCTCCCGGGTGGTGCGGGGGCGGCGTCGTGCTGAAGGCGGGAGAGGTGCCGCTACTGGGGAGCGTTACAACCGGGTTTGGTCGCTACAGGATGGAGCTGGGGCCGCTTGTGCTCAAGGGGGGAGAGGTGCCGCTAGTTGGGAGCGTTTGAACCGGGTTGGATCGCTCCCGGGTGTCCGGGTCTCTCCCGGGTGGACCTGGACGGGCCCGGGTGAACCAGGATCCCACGGCCCTACCCGGCCGTCAGGGTCCGTGAGATCACCAGCAGCTGGATCTCCGAGGCGCCCTCGACGACTCGCAGCATGCGTAGGTGCCGCAGCACGCGCTCGACGGGTCCGGACTTCATCAGCCCCATGCCGCCGAAGACCTGCAGGCACCGGTCCGCCACGTCGTAGGCGCGCTCCGTGGCGTAGTACTTGACGATCGACGCGTCCAGCATCGGGTTCTGCCCTCGTCGACCGCCCAGGCCAGGTGGTAGACCAACCACCGCATCGACTCGATGTCCACCTTGCTCTGCGCCAGGGGGAAACTCGCACCCTGGAACGCGGCCAGTGGCTTGCCGAAGGCGGTACGGGCCTGCACGTGTGCTGTGGCCGCTTCCAGGCTGAACTCGGCCAGCCCGAGCGCCTGCGCGCCGATGTAGGCACGCCCGGCGTTGAGGAACTCCATCGCCGCGAAGAAGCCCAAGCCCACTTCGCCGATCACGTGGTCGGCGGGAACCCACGTGTCCTCGAAGAACAGCTCGCCGGGATGGGTGTCGGAGATGTTCCACTGCGTCGGTCCGCGGCGGAATTGATCGGCCGGGACGAGGAACGCGGTGATGCCCCCGGCGGCACGCTTCTGAGGGTCTGTGACTGCAAAGACCACCGCGAAGTCGGCTTCCTGGGCGTTCGTGATGTAGTGCTTGTGGCCGTTGATCCGCCAGCCGTCACCGTCCTTGATCGCCCGGGTCCGGATGGCCTGGGCGTCGGAGCCGGCCTCCGGCTCGGTCAGTGCGAAGCACCCGGACTTCGTTCCGGTCACGACTGGCCGGACCCACTGCTCGATGAGGTGCTCGGGAAGCTTGAGCAGCAGCGAGTTCGGCCCTGCGGGGTTCGGCGGGGAGATCGCGGTCATGGCCAAGCGCGAGCCACTGCGGGCGGCGTCCTCGACCAGCGCCGTCATGCCCAGCGTGCTCAGTCCCTGGCCGCCCACGGACTCCGGCATGTGCGCGGCGAAGAAGCCGGCGTCCACGGACAGCGCACGCACGCGGGCCATGGCTTCGACGACCACCGCCTTGTCGGGGTACGGGGTGTCCCACTGGGCCGCGATCTCATCCTCGATCGGCTGGATCTGCCGGGTGACGAAGTCGGCGAAGGCAGCCCGCAGCGCGGTGATCTCCTCAGGAAACGTGAAATCCATGTGCGCATCGTTGCACGCCCATCGGGGCGGGCAGGCGCAGTCCTGCGATCAGCCCGAGGCCATTTGCAGGTCGCGCTGTTCCACAGCGGTGCGCACGCGGCGCAGCACGACCTCCATGGCGGCGTCGGTACTGTGCAGCGTGCCCGTCACCGCGTGGGCCCCGGCTTCCCGCGCGGCCGATGCGATGCGTTGCGACATCACGCCGGGGGCCAACAGGAAGGGGCAGACACAGATGTTGGAGTAGCCCGCCGAGCGCAAGTCCGCCACTGCGTCGGCGATGCGCGGTCCGGGACCGGATGCGAAGGCCACGGCGGAGGCGCCCCACCCGTGGGTGCGCCACTCGAGGGCCAGGGCGGCGTGGCGGCTGCGAGCCGACGCGTAGCTGGAACCCGCGGACGCCAGGACCACCGCCGTCCCGGGATCGGGCCGGTGGCCGGCCGACTTCAGCACCGCGTCCAGCCCTTTGAGCAGGTACGGGTCTGCTCCCATGGGTGCCGAGACCACGATCCGGGCCTGCGGGTAGGCGGCCTGGGTGGCAGCGGTGAAGGCGGGGACGTCCTGCGTCGCGTGGTACGCGGTGGTGAGCAGCATGGGCACGACCACGAGGTCGTGGATGTGCTTGGACGCCAGATAGTTCACGGCGCCGTCCAGGCGCGGCCGGTCGAGGTCCAGGCTCGCCTGCGCGACGAACGCGCCGAGCCGGTGGCCGACCCGGCGGGCCAGCAGGTCAGCAGCCAGTCGGGCTCGCGGATCC harbors:
- a CDS encoding transporter substrate-binding domain-containing protein, producing the protein MRLRGRASMGVACLAALTVALSGCQQGASQPQASPSNAGPVSGLAAKVPDKIREDGLLTVGIDPSYPPMEYLNRGEAVGADLDLIRAVAQRLGLRAQFSEDAFALLVPGVAAGRFEAAISALSVDDNDLQNANMLTYYRSGSQLAVRPPAKKRFGPRNLCGRKITVLDGSVQYSQLTEMSANCVENKKKPLRIVTFQSQAPATQAVIDGKAYGTLAESPVIENAVRNSGGKLVTNGKAFEVSPYGIAVSAQRRQLARLMRVALKDLMADGTYQQILDDWGIGSGAITDPKILTRKDIAEPTPLYSTTPSTTPSMTP
- a CDS encoding NADP-dependent malic enzyme, with the protein product MDLENDPAFPLHKRGKIEVRPTVRVRDGAGLALAYTPGVARVSEAIAQHPELVYDYTWKANTVLVVTDGTAVLGLGDIGPAAALPVMEGKALLFKEFAGVDAVPICLDTTDSQEIIETIVRLAPAFGGVNLEDISAPRCFEIERLLQECLDIPVFHDDQHGTAIVVIAALESAARLTGRVFADMRVVVSGAGAAGVAVSNMLLAAGVRDVCVCDSQGLLGPGRENLTGVKADLAARTNPRGLSGPIDNALEGADVFIGVSAGKVSEAAISGMADDAIVFALANPHPEVDPAVAGKYAAVVATGRSDFPNQINNVLAFPGVFRGALDVRATRITTGMQMAAADALSEIVGDEVAADYIVPSVFDRRVAGRVAEAVAAAARAEGVARV
- a CDS encoding TrpB-like pyridoxal phosphate-dependent enzyme yields the protein MDDTIRQHKYLLTEDQIPTAWYNIIPDLPAPPPPPLHPGTMQPVGPEDLAPLFPLALIEQEVSGERFIDIPGGVLDVYRQWRPTPLFRAHRLEQALDTPARIYYKYEGVSPAGSHKPNTAVPQAYYNAAEGVSKLTTETGAGQWGTALAFACALYGLECEVWQVGASYDSKPYRRLMIEAFGASVHRSPSDLTEAGRTLGADPANHSGSLGIAISEAVEVAAQNPQVRYALGSVLNHVLLHQTVIGEEALLQMEMAGDTPTHIVGCTGGGSNFAGLSFPFLREKLAGRIAPEIIAAEPMSCPSLTRGVYAYDFGDTAGMTPLMKMHTLGHDFVPDPIHAGGLRYHGMAPLISHVYEQGLMSAEAVPQTECFAAAVQFARTEGIVPAPEPTHALALAIRQAKQARETGEETVILTALCGHGHFDLTAYDDYLNGRMVDEEVTEERLAVGLETLPQVPVG
- a CDS encoding aminotransferase class I/II-fold pyridoxal phosphate-dependent enzyme; this translates as MISFGSDNHSGVHPDVMAALAEANTEHASAYGDDAWTRRAEDALREVFGPDTVPVLVANGTGANLIALQACLTRPWDAVVCSQVAHINVDEGGAPERILGSKLVALPTADGRLHAEQLAGVCERLGDEHAVQPTVLSVTQSTEYGTVYKATQAAALAAEARRLGMRIHVDGARLANAAVALGCGLGEVAEMFDADVVSVGGTKNGLMGAEAVVFRTPELAEQVKWVRKATTQLISKHRYLAAQFLAMLSDDLWRRTAQNANAMAQRLAEGLADTGVTITQPVEVNAVFATMPDAAALQERFHFYPWEGPDEVRLMCSWDTTAQDVEAFLAVVREHRAVG
- a CDS encoding zinc-binding dehydrogenase; the protein is MLAVFASAFDSDDPLNALEVGERPDPQVPDGWVAVRVKAASLNHHDLWSLRGVGLSSAALPMILGCDAAGVDPEGREVIVHSVIGSASAGGGDETLDPSRSLLSEKQQGTFAEWVVVPRENLLAKPAALSFEQAACLPTAWLTAYRMLFSRGHLQPGETVLVQGAGGGVASAAIMLARHAGARVWATTRDKGDFALEMGAHAVFDSGQRLPHRVDMVIETVGAATWSHSVRSLRPGGRIVVSGATTGGQPPADLAHVYFRQLSIIGSTMGTAAELRRLIDMCEATELRPPIDAEYRLADAREAFARLAAGDVRGKLVLTV
- a CDS encoding multifunctional oxoglutarate decarboxylase/oxoglutarate dehydrogenase thiamine pyrophosphate-binding subunit/dihydrolipoyllysine-residue succinyltransferase subunit, whose amino-acid sequence is MTTDANSAFGANEWLVDELYEQYLQDRHSVDPAWWDFFADYVPSDPARAAALRSKIEQSRAPKAAPAVPAVKPAAPQVSKEEASVLRGPAARVVTNMEASLGVPTATSVRAVPAKLLVDNRVVINNHLKRKRQGKISFTLLIGFAMVQAMKSIPSMNVSYAEVDGKPAVVQHESIGLGIAIDMTKKDGTRQLLVPSIKNAQDMDFAAFRHAYEDLIHRARMGKLGVDDFAGTTASLTNPGTIGTVHSVPRLMPGQGVIVGVGAMEYPAEFQGAAVETIVRQGISKIITLTSTYDHRIIQGAQSGEFLRRMHQLLLGEEDFFVNVFRSLRIPYEPIRWAQDIALAHDDEISKTARVQELIHAYRVRGHLMADIDPLEYKQRAHPDLDVTSHGLTLWDLDREFATGGFGGKPFKKLRDILGVLRDSYCRTIGVEYMHIQDPEQRFWIQQHVERPYSPPTRQEQMQILRRLNAAEAFETFLQTKYVGQKRFSLEGAESTIAVLDEILEASAQHNLDEVAIGMPHRGRLNVLANIAGKRYAQIFREFEGGTVDSVMGSGDVKYHLGSEGTYTAESGKEITVYLAANPSHLEAVNPVLEGIVRAKQDLLDRGEDFPVIPVLMHGDAAFAGQGVVAETLNLSQLRGYRTGGTVHIIVNNQVGFTTPPESSRSSVYATDVARTVQAPIFHVNGDDPEACVRVARMAFDFRQAFKKDVVIDLVCYRRRGHNEADDPSLTNPKMYQLIDQKRSVRKLYTSSLIERGDLSQEEAEQALQDYQAQLERVFSETREAMSHPEETAPVTVVEYPAHVETAISEETLKRIVDTQVSLPERITVHTRLKPQLQRRAQMVEDGTIDWAMGETIAFGSLLMEGRDVRLTGQDSGRGTFGQRHAVIVDRVTEERYFPLHHLSADQGRYYLYDSMLSEFAALGFEYGYSVQNPDALVLWEAQFGDFANGAQTITDEFISSGEQKWGQLSGIVMLLPHGYEGQGPDHSSARVERYLQLSAQNNMTVAMPSTPASYFHLLRWHAKAPHHKPLIVFTPKSMLRLKTATSRADDFTSGYFRPVISDDSIDAQGVRRVLMCSGKVTWDLFAGRQKAGRDDVAIVRLERLYPLPVDEIRAALEQYPDDAELVWVQEEQFNQGAWQYISVNLSPELGGRDLNCVSRPPSASPATGSHKAHEAEQAQIVSEALGG
- a CDS encoding acyl-CoA dehydrogenase family protein: MDFTFPEEITALRAAFADFVTRQIQPIEDEIAAQWDTPYPDKAVVVEAMARVRALSVDAGFFAAHMPESVGGQGLSTLGMTALVEDAARSGSRLAMTAISPPNPAGPNSLLLKLPEHLIEQWVRPVVTGTKSGCFALTEPEAGSDAQAIRTRAIKDGDGWRINGHKHYITNAQEADFAVVFAVTDPQKRAAGGITAFLVPADQFRRGPTQWNISDTHPGELFFEDTWVPADHVIGEVGLGFFAAMEFLNAGRAYIGAQALGLAEFSLEAATAHVQARTAFGKPLAAFQGASFPLAQSKVDIESMRWLVYHLAWAVDEGRTRCWTRRSSSTTPRSAPTTWRTGACRSSAAWG